AGCGAGGGCGCTGGTGTGCATGAGAGCCGCCAGTCCCAGCACTGTCGCCAGGAGATGGGGCAAAATGCCCAAAGTGCAACCCAGTGCCGCAAACACGCTGGCCCTTCGGCCATGGCTGAGACCGGTAGATATGGTGAAAACGACTCCCGTACCGGGTATGAGGACCACGACAAATGAAGTGATGAGAAATTCAAGGTTCAACATTCAAAGAGCCTCCTGCCTACGGTCAATAGGGGGCACGGTAGCTGGGGGCAAACCAGGCCAACCTGTTGAAATTAAGAATGAATCAAGCTGGCTTTATCAATCATTCAAATAAAAGGTTATTGTTGTAACAACACGAACATCTTTTTCAATTTTTGCGGAATCGCCATATTGTTCTCCGGCATCAACTACAATGAAATTTCCTTGTCGTGCACTTCGGATTCCACCAACAGTCACATTGGCATTCTTAGCAAACTCGTTGGCAGCGATGCGTGCGTTTTTGGTAGCTTCGCTAAGCATATTCGGTTTTATTTCATTCAACTTGGTGAAATGATATAAAGGTGGTCTGTTTTCAATATCAAGACCTTTAGCAATCAGTTTATTTACGTTACTTCGAACTTTACTGACGAGTTCGACTTTATTTGATTCAACACTAATGGTCCCTGTTAATCTATGTGCTTCATCAACCAATTTCTGGTTTTCATCTCGATATTCAAAAAACTCGTAACTCAGAACTCCTAGCTGAATTTCATCTTCGGTAAAACCATTCTCTTTAAGTAAATCTTTAATGGTCTCCTTGTGCTTTTCGGCTTGTTCGTATAATCTCGGTATCTGTTCTTTATTATTGCCGGACACTTTATAAGCGATTGTCCAATTAACCCGATCTGCTGTAACCCTCCTTTCAGCTAAACCTTTAACCTCTGCTGTGTTGAGGGCAACTTTGGAATTGTACAAAGTTTGTCCTATAAAGTAGCCGGAGACAGCTAAGCCAATAGCTACAAACAGCCCCAGAAAAAACAAGCCAACCTGATTTTCTTTAATCATGGTTTTCTCCCAACAATTAGCGTTAGAGGGGGAGTGAGTTCAGAAACACAACTGCAAAAACATGTCCTTTATTCGTAATTACAAGGATTTATACATTTACTCCGGCACCCACCCAGAGTCAGCCGTCTGGTCGAGCGGATGGTTCGTCGCGCGTTTTGTTTGAAAGATTTTCACTAACTCTTATCCATCCGGAATCTCCGGATGGATACATCGTGGTTTTCATATGGGAAACGAGCAATTTTTCGTTGTGGCAAGGAAATCAAGGGGCTGCGCGGAGGCGTACATCGGTACGCCGCACAAGCAAGCCTGCGGATTGACGCCGCCATGGCGGAAAAGGGCCGTTTCCGGATGAAAACTAACTCAGATGGAGATTCAAAAATGTAGTCAGAATTTGCCGCTTCGATCTCACGCCGGGTTCCATAACCATAGGTAACGAGTGCCGTCATTATGCCGTTGCTTTTTCCTCCAATCACATCATGTACCCGGTCGCCCACAATGAGTGTCAAGCTGGGAGCAAGATTCCATGTCCTGATAATATGTGCCACAAGATCGGTCTTTTCGCATAAGCGGCCATCAATCTCGCTGCCGTGGATCCCATCAAAAAACTGCGTCAGGTCGAAATGGTCGAGAACTCGAGTGGCAAAAATCGTCGGTTTGGAAGTAGCCAAAAGCAACCGGCGCCCCGATTCCCGGATTTTGCGAAGCGCCGGGACAATTCCTGGATAAACATGGTTTTCGTAAATTCCAATTTCAGTGTATCTCTCCCGGTAATGGTTTAAAGCCAAATCCAACAATTCAGCATCATCGCTTTCGAGCAAGCGGGCGAAGGAATTTCTCAGAGGCGGACCAATGCACCACAATAGAGCATCTGCAGCTGGCGCTTTTCTGCCAAGCCGCGTGAGTGAGAATTGAATACACCGGGTTATCCCTTCTTTAGGGTCAGTCAAAGTACCATCCAGATCAAAAAGCACGTTATGAATCATGGAAGGATTCCTTCAACAACGTTAATTTACCGGTTGCCGGAGTGCGAAGCGTGGTGGCAATCCTCGTAAAAACTCGGAAAAACACGGTATTTACCAGTCCGAAGCAGAGCAAATATCTTTCAAGCCCCCCCCCGCCTGTTTCTAGAAAACAGCATGCACTGCCAAATATAAGCGTATTTTCATGCCCTTTATGAAATTGATGATGCACGTTTGTTGCGTCCTGCATCCCAGCTGGATTAAAACTTGTAGTTGATGCCGCCGCGGATGAACTCTCCACGCGCACCAGCATAGACCGGAAGATCGTTGTCAACCTTATGTCTGCTCTTCCCCAGATCATAATATTGGTACTCAACTTTCAGGGAGAAGTTTTTCCATAAAGCATATTCAGCGCCTGCGCCAACGACATATCCGGCTCTCCATTTGTCTTCGCCGTTTTTCGGGGTGCCGCTCGGGGGAATGGCAGCACCCTCTGTATCGACAGTATCAACATCTACTTTGCCCACAGCAAGACCACCGGTTCCATAAATAAGGAGACGGCCGAATGCAAGACCCAGCCGGCCGCGTAAGGTTGCCAGCGCATCAATGCTCGATTCCGCACGAAAACGCGGGTTGGGACAGGGACCGCTGCCATCAAAATCCGCCCAATCGAAGTCGATTTCAATGCCACCCACTACAGCAGGCATTTTGCCCTGATAGGACAATAACTGCAGGTTTGCCCCGGCGGTACCACCGGCCATCCCCCCGCTCACATGGTGGTCAGCTTTTGTTGTACCTCCGATGTAATCCCAATTGGTCTTTCCCCAACCGTAACCTCCATTGATGCCGACATAAAAACCTGACCAGTTATACGCCGGGATATCCGCGGCCAACGAGGGTACTGCCACAACCATTAATCCAAGCACAACAAATCCGAAAAAAACCTGTTTCATAATCCCTCCTTTTGAAATGCAATGATGATTATTACTCTTGACGGCCGCGGGCCCGACAAGCATCAGGCGACATTCCTCAGCCCCCGTTTAATGATATAGCTCGTTGCAACAGAAGAACTCTTTTCTTGCCACTGGGCGCAGAAATCAACTACCCATTGGGGATTTGATTTGGCTGCGTCATTAAGCCAGTTGCCACAAGAATCTTGAACATACCTTGATGAATCCTCCATAACCTCATTCAACAAAACCTGCCCCATGGCAGGTGATTCCTTTAACTTTTGGATGTGCTTTGACCAAACGCCTCTCGGCCTTGTGGCCTCTATCGCAAATCTACGAATATTCTCGGACTCTGACATGGCCCATGGCAACAACCAAACTAACGCCTGCGTTAGGTCCGCGGCTATTGCGGGACGAAGGGCCAACCAAGCCCATTCCCTTACGCCAAAATGTCGGTCATCGGCAAGCGATCGTACAGCTGATAACTTTTCTCCCAGAGACAGGTAATCACTATTCCCGATAACAAAGGCGGCCCAACCTCTGGCTGTATCCGAGGGGTGCTGTTGCAGAAGTTCGGCTGCGTTATTACCTAAATGCTCAACGAGTACCGTTGCGGCCAGATTCATCCGTTTTTTGAAGCCCAATCCGGCAGCATTGGTCACACGCTGTTGTTCTTCAGGTGTAACACTCGGGACAACATGGCCAAGCAAGATTCCAAAATCGACCGCGAGCGCCTCTGAAAGCGATGCTGATTCCTCTGTTCCAAGATTCAGACGATCAAGTACCGATGGTTCAATGGTATCTCGACTCTTAGCACCTATTCTTGCCATGGTGTAACCTTTTTTCTCCGCCGCTGCTTTTCAGCGCTCGCGGCTTTTTGCGATCCCCTACAAAATAAGCATTTTTAGGCCTTTGGAGCAGGCTCGAAAAAAACACCATTATCATGAGCTTCCGATAGCAGTTTTTGATAGAACTTTTCCAGCATCCCACCGGAGAAATACTTGTTCATGTACGCCAACACTTCACGGTATTCAACATTCAACTTCCGGTATGAAGAATGACGCTCGTTGGTGCATAGATTCTGAATGAGAGGCATTAATTTATCAGCTGACTTGACAATTTTGGACTCAATCGAGTCTTGGCTTATGTACTCATCAAATAAAGATGAGAGGTCTTTTGCTGCTGCTTCAGGCAACATTGAGAATAATTTTTCAGCTGCTTTTTTTTCTTTCTCTTCCTTGTTATTTTTATCACCCCGATACGGGTTGGTGTCACCTGCATAAATTTCTGGCAAATCGTGAATTAATGCCATCTTTAAAAGTTTGGCGATATCGATATTACCAAGTTCGTTTTCAAGAAGAATCAGGAAAATGGCCAAGTGCCAGGAATGTTCTGCATCACTTTCAGCCCTACCGTCACTGGTTGTCTGGCATACTCTTTCACAGGTCTTAAATTTCTCGATTTCCTTTAGAAAATTGATTGTGGCTTCTATTTCCATTACATATCTCTTTATTTATTTGCATACCCGGCGGCGACGAGACGGTACGGCCTGGTAGAAATCAAGACAGGAACCACCCCTGTCTCACCCGTCCGAGTACGGCGATTTGTTAAGGACGCCCCTCATGTACAGTAGCGCGTACCTGTACAGAAACGGAGGTGACATTATGGACGCTATTTCCTATACCAAAGTTCGCAGCAACTTGGCGAAGACCATGGAAAAAGTCTGTGAGGACCACTCCCCTATCATTATCACCCGCCGCAATGAAAACTCGGTTGTGATGATATCCCTTGAAGACTATCAGGCCCTTGAAGAAACAGCTTATCTGCTGCGGAGCCCTAAAAACGCCCGGCGCCTCCTGGAATCGATTGCCGAACCTGAATCCGGCGGAGGGGTAGCGCGGGAATTGAGCGAATGAAGCTGGCATTTTCCGAAAACGCCTCAACTCTCTAATTCGGGATATTCAACGTTCCCCATACGAAGAGCCATGCAAACCCGAACCTCTCAAACACGGCCTATCTGGCTATTGGTCACGCCGCATTACCGATGAGCACCGCATTGTCTATAAAGTCGGTAACGATGCTATTTTCATCGCTCTGGCAAAATACCACTACTGATCCTCGTGCCCCCCCCTTAACGTTAAAATAAGCGGCGACGACGTGATGATACGGCCTAGTAGAGCCATTTTCGAGAAGCGCCAATGTTACAATCGTCCGCCTTCATTTTGTGGTTAAGCTTCCACCATTATAGGTCAAATATTCATTTATTGTTTTGTAAAATCTAGGGTGCTTTTTATGAAGCAACTCTTTCAATGACTTTAAGTCTTCACTTTGAAGAAGTTGATCAAATTCATACGCGGTTAAATCTAATTGACGGCAGTATTTATCTATTATTGTCTGGGGAGCGACTCTGTGGAGATTGGCTAAATAATTAGTAGCATTTGATCGGGACATTTTTGCAAACCTTACAAGGTAGGCAACTTGTAACGTATGTTCTAATGCCTTTGGCACCCCGCCTGGCAAAACGGGAAGAGAAACCCCTGATTTTCTGGTGAAAGCCGCAGACACGTCATTATTCGTGTTCTTGCCATTGCTTAGAAGTATTCTTCGTAAAACATCATTCGGGGAATCAACGAAAGGGGTTGCCTGCTTTTGAAGAAAGTTGAAAATTTCTTCATCGATTTCGATAGTTATCTTTCGCATATTGTCCTCCCTCAGGGTCTCGTATTTCTTGGTTATGCGAAAGTATACTTAAGTTTTTTAGTATTTCAAGTCAAAATTGAAAAACAATGCTAACATATTGTATTATTGACGTTTTTAACCCTAAAGCCAATTACACTCTAGAAGCTTTTTCTTGGGCAGAAGCGCTTTTTAGAGATGCTGGTAAAATGCGCTGACAACCCCAGCTAGTGTCTATCCGGAAAGTCATAAGCTGTTGTAATTACGAACAAAATACACGTTTTTGTACTTGAATTCTTGAGCGTGGCATGACAATATAACCCTCTACCTGTTGAATTTATTCAACTTCAATACGGTCAGGAGGGCTTGTGAGGCGAAAAATCAATCGACAAATGTCCATCTTCGAGCTCATGCATACCAGCGCCATCGCCAAAGAGCTGCGCTGCATTTCGCAGATTCTGGATCACACGCCGGATATCCTCGATGCTGTTCACCGCGATCTGCTTCAGGGTCGGCGCGAGGATACCGGGCGCTGCGGGCTGACGGCTGACCAGGTGCTGCGCTGCGCCGTTCTCAAACAGTATCGCGAGCTGACCTATGAGGAACTGGCCTTCTACCTGGAAGATTCCGTCGCCTTCCGCTCTTTTGCTCGCCTTGAGATGGGCGTTTATCCCCGCAAGTCGATCCTCCAGGACAGTATCAAGAGCTTGACGGAGTCAACCTGGGAGGCCTTGCACCACCTGATCCTCGGCTACGCCGCCGGGACGAGAATCGAGACGGGCAAGAAGGTGCGCATCGACTCCACCGCCATTGAGACCAACATCCATCATCCCACCGACTCCTCGCTGCTGTGGGACGGTATTCGGATCATGACCCGTTGGATGGTCGAGGGCCATCAGCTCAGGCCTCGTCCGGATTACCCATTTTCCGATCATCGCCGGGTAGCCAAAAAGCGCGCCCTAACCATCCTCAATGCCCGCAAGCAGGAAACCCGCGTGGCCGCTTACCGCGACCTGGTGGAGGTAGCCCGCAAGGTCTGCGGCTATGCCCGGGAGGCGATCCCCGTTCTGGGCGCCTACCAGGGCGACAGCTTCCAAGACGGCTGCACCGCGCACCTTCTGGCACAGCAGCTGGAGCGCGCCCTGCGCATTCTCGAAAAGGTCATCGACCAGACCAAGCGGCGTGTTTTTCGCGACGAAAAGGTTCCGGCCTCGGAGAAAATCATCTCCTTTTTCGAGAGCCACAGCGACATCATCGTCAAGTCGCGCCGCGACACCGAGTACGGTCACAAGGTCTTTTTTACCGGTGGCGCCTCCAATCTGATTCTGGACTGCGTGATCGCCCGCGGCAATCCCGCCGACAGCGATCAATACATCGACATGCTGGAGCGCCATCAGCAACGTTTCGGCACCATGCCGCGCCAGGCCAGCGCCGATGGGGGCTTTGCCTCCAAGGACAATCTGTCGTTTGCCAAAGAGCATCAGGTCAAGGATGCCGTCTTCTCCAAGCGGCGCGGCCTTGGGGTGCTCGACATGGCCAAGAGCAATTGGGTCTACAAGCGCCTGAAGCACTTTCGCGCCGGGATCGAGGCCAATATTTCCGCCCTGAAACGGCGCTTTGGCCTGACCCGCTGTACCTGGAGCGGATGGCGCGGATTCAGGCGCTATGTCTGGAGCAATGTCGTCTCGTACAACCTGCTGGTTCTGGCACGCATCGAACTGGCCCAGGGCTAACGCGACAAAAAAGGCTGTAAAACTCGCCCCCGACAGGAATCGTGCGTCCTTATGCCGCACTTTTGGGATAAATCGGGGGTGCTATGAGACTCAACAATTTCGAAACCCTGCGGATCTGGCATTTGTCTTGCCGCCAGAGTGGCCACGCCTGACAAAAACCGGGGTTTCCGGATGGACACCAGCTAAAAAGAAAGCAAAAACGCCTATCAGGGCTCCAAGCAATGAACCAACCCAGCCCCGACGCCCAAAATGCTTCCAAAGCAGAAAGAAAAACCAGGCATTCCATACCAGAATGCCCGGACCGGCACTTGGATTGATTGGTTGGCCTGCGAAGGCAGGAATAAATAACCCCGCATATGCCAAGATCAATAAGACGCCGACAATGATAAGCCATATTTTTTTCGAATTACCCTTTGGCACCATCACCGGCCCTTGTTCTTGAACAGGCTCTGAGTTCATACACTTCCCTCCATGCTTAACGGTTCATGATAACCGGCGGCGACGAACTGCTTGCCAACCACCGCAATTTTAGATTTTGCTTTTCAATTTAACACAGACGTATTTTCCGTCCGGTTGATTAGTTTGTTAGCCCAATGGAATGTTTTGCAATAGAGAATTCAGTAACCTTGAACCGTTAGAGCTGAATAGCCAGATGAAGCCAAATAAATTCAAAACCACGGTTACCCAAAATACAGACCTGAATGATTCTTTTTTTGTCTTATGACGTAAATTTTGTTGAGCCACTAATGCGCCAGGCCAACCGCCAGCAATTGAAAACAGGTGCAAAGTGCTTTCCTGAGTTCTCCATTTACCTTTTTGGGCGGCGGATTTGTCTAATGCGTATGCAATATACGTAAGGATGCTTAACGATGTGTAAATAATAAGGATATGTATTGGAAACTTCCCACTCAGCACCGTAGCTGCTACAGAACCTAAAAACAGTATTGCTAATACAATAGGAAATTTTGCCGTACTTTTGTTTTCGTGTTTAACAGGCTTATCCTCTGCGCGAGTTGCGTTTATGGCACATGGACGACCTCGTTTGTCTGAGGATTCACTGTAATTGACTTTTTGACCAATCTCGGGTTGGCGATGTCGATTGCTGAAGTCTTTAATGTGGACAAAAATTTGCTTTTCACCAGAGGCAGGTGAAATAAAGCCGAATTCTTTATCTTTGTTCCACGATGTAATTGTCCCTCTTTTTCTCATATCAATTTCTTTTAAGGGCTAACGCCGCGTTTCACCGGACGGCGGTTAATCAGTAGGATTTTTGTTTAATGGAACAGCAAGTGAGCAGGTACAGCATTTATTAACCGCAGGATATAGCCTCTCCGTGTGCAAACGCATTGTTAGCCGGACTGCCCACTCTCCCACGCTTGAGCGTACTCCTTACAACCACGCGCCATAGGGACCAAGACAGTGTCTATGGAAAGTGGGAACTCAGTCGCTGCAGCAGAATTGACACCTTCGACCCCGTAGTGCGTCACCATGGTCTCGTGTAGCCTCCGCTCCACATCGTCGGTGCTATTGTAGCGACCCGACGTATGCGCGAGTACATTCCTCAGCCTTCGAACAATGTTGACGTCCTGGAATCCGGGCAGATTCTCGTTAAGCCTCCCTTGGTCCTGAGTGGGTATGACCCCATGATACTCAAGTAGTGCACACAGCCGAATAACGAAGTTTTGGTTTATCCAGTGACCGATCGCGTTGATGGCATGCACCTGGTCGAGTGTGACCAGCTTAGCAAATCGGAATTCTATATTAATTCCTTCTTGCTGATAATAAGGGGCTGTTGAGAATGAGCCGTGGTCAACTGCGGATTCATTCATATAAGGGAAGACCGCACGGGTTCTAAACAGGTACTCCATCTGTTGTTCGATCTGTGCAGGGATATCAATGGCGGATGGCAATTCAGCTCTCCTTCTCGGACAGGCTAACGTAAAGGTCACCGGCGGCGACGGGACGGTCCGGCCTGGTAGAAACCTAAACGGAAACCGCCACTGTCTCACCCGTCCGAGTGAAGCGACTTGTTAAGGGCTACCTCTTGTGGTACAGTAAAACG
This portion of the Syntrophotalea acetylenica genome encodes:
- a CDS encoding DUF1294 domain-containing protein — its product is MRKRGTITSWNKDKEFGFISPASGEKQIFVHIKDFSNRHRQPEIGQKVNYSESSDKRGRPCAINATRAEDKPVKHENKSTAKFPIVLAILFLGSVAATVLSGKFPIHILIIYTSLSILTYIAYALDKSAAQKGKWRTQESTLHLFSIAGGWPGALVAQQNLRHKTKKESFRSVFWVTVVLNLFGFIWLFSSNGSRLLNSLLQNIPLG
- a CDS encoding DNA alkylation repair protein, coding for MARIGAKSRDTIEPSVLDRLNLGTEESASLSEALAVDFGILLGHVVPSVTPEEQQRVTNAAGLGFKKRMNLAATVLVEHLGNNAAELLQQHPSDTARGWAAFVIGNSDYLSLGEKLSAVRSLADDRHFGVREWAWLALRPAIAADLTQALVWLLPWAMSESENIRRFAIEATRPRGVWSKHIQKLKESPAMGQVLLNEVMEDSSRYVQDSCGNWLNDAAKSNPQWVVDFCAQWQEKSSSVATSYIIKRGLRNVA
- a CDS encoding ISNCY family transposase, whose translation is MRRKINRQMSIFELMHTSAIAKELRCISQILDHTPDILDAVHRDLLQGRREDTGRCGLTADQVLRCAVLKQYRELTYEELAFYLEDSVAFRSFARLEMGVYPRKSILQDSIKSLTESTWEALHHLILGYAAGTRIETGKKVRIDSTAIETNIHHPTDSSLLWDGIRIMTRWMVEGHQLRPRPDYPFSDHRRVAKKRALTILNARKQETRVAAYRDLVEVARKVCGYAREAIPVLGAYQGDSFQDGCTAHLLAQQLERALRILEKVIDQTKRRVFRDEKVPASEKIISFFESHSDIIVKSRRDTEYGHKVFFTGGASNLILDCVIARGNPADSDQYIDMLERHQQRFGTMPRQASADGGFASKDNLSFAKEHQVKDAVFSKRRGLGVLDMAKSNWVYKRLKHFRAGIEANISALKRRFGLTRCTWSGWRGFRRYVWSNVVSYNLLVLARIELAQG
- a CDS encoding HD domain-containing protein, translating into MEIEATINFLKEIEKFKTCERVCQTTSDGRAESDAEHSWHLAIFLILLENELGNIDIAKLLKMALIHDLPEIYAGDTNPYRGDKNNKEEKEKKAAEKLFSMLPEAAAKDLSSLFDEYISQDSIESKIVKSADKLMPLIQNLCTNERHSSYRKLNVEYREVLAYMNKYFSGGMLEKFYQKLLSEAHDNGVFFEPAPKA
- a CDS encoding type II toxin-antitoxin system Phd/YefM family antitoxin, whose translation is MDAISYTKVRSNLAKTMEKVCEDHSPIIITRRNENSVVMISLEDYQALEETAYLLRSPKNARRLLESIAEPESGGGVARELSE
- a CDS encoding outer membrane protein, coding for MKQVFFGFVVLGLMVVAVPSLAADIPAYNWSGFYVGINGGYGWGKTNWDYIGGTTKADHHVSGGMAGGTAGANLQLLSYQGKMPAVVGGIEIDFDWADFDGSGPCPNPRFRAESSIDALATLRGRLGLAFGRLLIYGTGGLAVGKVDVDTVDTEGAAIPPSGTPKNGEDKWRAGYVVGAGAEYALWKNFSLKVEYQYYDLGKSRHKVDNDLPVYAGARGEFIRGGINYKF
- a CDS encoding SIMPL domain-containing protein; its protein translation is MIKENQVGLFFLGLFVAIGLAVSGYFIGQTLYNSKVALNTAEVKGLAERRVTADRVNWTIAYKVSGNNKEQIPRLYEQAEKHKETIKDLLKENGFTEDEIQLGVLSYEFFEYRDENQKLVDEAHRLTGTISVESNKVELVSKVRSNVNKLIAKGLDIENRPPLYHFTKLNEIKPNMLSEATKNARIAANEFAKNANVTVGGIRSARQGNFIVVDAGEQYGDSAKIEKDVRVVTTITFYLND
- a CDS encoding HAD hydrolase-like protein — translated: MIHNVLFDLDGTLTDPKEGITRCIQFSLTRLGRKAPAADALLWCIGPPLRNSFARLLESDDAELLDLALNHYRERYTEIGIYENHVYPGIVPALRKIRESGRRLLLATSKPTIFATRVLDHFDLTQFFDGIHGSEIDGRLCEKTDLVAHIIRTWNLAPSLTLIVGDRVHDVIGGKSNGIMTALVTYGYGTRREIEAANSDYIFESPSELVFIRKRPFSAMAASIRRLACAAYRCTPPRSPLISLPQRKIARFPYENHDVSIRRFRMDKS